A stretch of DNA from Acidobacteriota bacterium:
GCCGGCGATGCCGCTCGGGGCGATACGCCGCCGGCTGCTGGGCTACAACCCGCTGGCGACGATGGGCGTGGCGCTGGTCGCGCTCTTCACCGTGCTCGCCATCTTCGGCCCGTGGATAGCGCCGCAAGACCCCGCGTACATCGACCTGCCCTCGCGACTGCAGTCGCCATCGCTGGGGCACTGGTTCGGCACCGACGAGCTGGGCCGCGACATCCTCTCGCGCGTGATCTTCGGCGCGCGCATCTCCATGCTGGTGGGCGTGAGCGTGGTCACGTTCTCGCTCGGCCTCGGCCTCGTCATCGGGTCCATCGCGGGATACTACGGCGGCATGACCGACCGCTTCATCAACGTGATCGTGATGAACGCCTTCATGTCCTTTCCCGGGATCCTGCTGGCCATCGCCTTCGTGGCATTCCTCGGGCCGGGAGTGTTCAACCTCATCTTGGCGCTCTCCATCGGCGGCTGGGTGGGCT
This window harbors:
- a CDS encoding ABC transporter permease, producing MPLGAIRRRLLGYNPLATMGVALVALFTVLAIFGPWIAPQDPAYIDLPSRLQSPSLGHWFGTDELGRDILSRVIFGARISMLVGVSVVTFSLGLGLVIGSIAGYYGGMTDRFINVIVMNAFMSFPGILLAIAFVAFLGPGVFNLILALSIGGWVGYARLVRAQVLAAREKEYVEAARALGASDWRIVTRHILPNIIQPVVVQAAIGMAGAVLAEATMSFLGLGVPPPTASWGSMLNDGRSHLFDAPHLVVFPALAVMLAVLSFNFIGDALRDFLDPRSRIEAGL